CGGAAATGTCAGCTATACCCTTTCCTTATGCTTTAAAACATTCATTCATATTTCGTTACATGCATGCacctaattattattattttaaatatatattaatgttttcataactatatgaaattaataaaagaaattatattcatattatacataattgattttattattattattattattattttgtataatattAACTTTGACTTATTAGATGTAGTTTGCTAATTTGGTGGGAGTCAGGACCATGAACCACACACATGTCAAGCTCCCATGGCACGTGACTTTGCCATGTGACTCCCTGCTataatttcttcttattttaaagttttaatgtGTATTTTCAAAACGCTTTATTTTAATTCGTAAACGTTTATGGAcaaatatttcttgttttttgttttttatatttaaaatatatcactCGGTCGAGGCGCATACAAGATGTTTTGGTCCCGGGTGTTTTCAAATGTGCCCTAAAGATATAGTCAAAGTATACCTAACGTGCTCAAATCTTCGATGTGTTTTAACGACCATCTAACATGAGGAGAAGTCTTGTTTGTCGtgatacatttatttttaaaaatatataatttaatattaatttactaaataCTATGGTTACAGAATTacttaaaattagaaaaatacaataacaTAAGGACCtgtgaaaaacaaaataaaatttaaaaaaaaaaattgtgaaaggttataagtaattaaaataaataattgaattatagaAGTGAAGGTAAAAGGCGACAATGTAGGGCCGGTGTTGACCACGTGGCAGACAGCATCCTGCTCATTTCCACGTGGGCCCCTATCAAGTAGTTGTGTTGGCCCATCACATGGACCCATTACTTGCTTTCTATTTTCATccgattttatttatttatttatatatttgaaactttattttaatttccaacTAAGATTCAAACactagatttttctttttattattactcacaaataattcaaatttatttaatttaatgaattttatattgaaaatattaacttatatgaataataaaaataaataatcaggCTTGCGAATTAAATGGGAGCGTGTTATTGTTTGAAAAAACGCCTAATCTTAtcttgaagaaaataataataatttaagaaaaaatattaaaataattatttgaatttattgtcACAAACCCCAATACAGAGGTTATTGTCATTAAAAGCCACTCTCCCAATCCCGAtcctttgtttattttattttattttattttaaggaaataaatatttttttaatttaattgtttagtATGTTTGGATATGGTTGAGTCTCGTCGAGGTTATTTGTCGCTTTTGGTTCGATACAACGACCTCAAATCAAATAGATAATTGTTTTTACTTATATATCTAGAATTACTTTAAATCTAAATCAGTGTAAGATTTTGTTCTCACGTCCCCTActaatgatcatgggtttataattaatgaatactctcttcattgTGAAGAGTCAAAATAGCTCCGgtcttgtttctctctccgtTTCCAATTGGGTCAACCAAACAGGTTGTTTAATGGCGTCAGAGACCCCACGCCTTCCACTCGTCTTCCTGTGTCCCCTCCCTCAGCGATATATAAAACTGAAACAGCCCCTTCTCCAGAATCTCCTCCCTCAGCGATATATAAAACTGAAACAGCCCCTTCTCCAGAATCTAAACCTATCACCAATGGAGGACGATTCAGATCTCGACTTCAGCTTCACCAGCACCATCTCCACCTCCACCGCTCGCAGCAGCCTCGCTCGGAGCAGCTTAACTCTCAGCTTTAATGAATCCCGCGGCTCCTCCACCCTTAACCTCCGTCCCCACCGCCACTCCGACCCACACTGGTCCGCCATCAAAGCTGCCACTACTCTTTCCTCCGATGGccacctccacctccgccACCTGAAACTCATCAAACACCTCGGCACTGGCAACCTCGGCCGGGTTTTCCTCTGCCATTTGAGAGACAACGATCACGCCAATTTCGCCCTTAAGGTCGTTGACAGAGACGCTTTAAGTAACAAGAAGCTTTTGCAGGTTCAAACGGAATCCGAGATTCTCGCTTTGCTCGACAACCCTTTTCTCCCTACTCTCTACGCGCGTCTCGACGTCTCTCACTACACGTGCCTCCTTATTGACTATTGCCCAGCCGGTGACCTCCACTCTCTCCTCCGCAAACAGCCTGGAAACCGCCTCTCCGTTTCGGCGGCGAGATTCTTCGTCGCTGAGGTTCTGGTGGCGCTTGAGTATCTTCACGCGCTTGGGATTGTGTACCGGGATCTCAAGCCTGAGAACGTTCTTTTGCGTGAGGATGGCCACGTCATGCTCACTGATTTCGATTTGTGCTTTAAGTCTGACGTTGTCCCCACTTTTCACACGTCGACACAGCCGGGACCACAGGGTACTGCCTCCTGCTTTGGGAGGAGGACCGCGGCGGAGGAGATTGTCGGGGAGTTCGTGGCGGAGCCGACGACGGCCTTTTCCAAGTCATGTGTAGGAACTCATGAGTATTTGGCGCCTGAGTTGATAACCGGCGGTGGTCACGGAAACGCCGTCGACTGGTGGGCGTTTGGGGTGTTCATTTACGAGCTGCTACACGGAACGACGCCGTTTAAGGGAGTGAACAAGGAGGGTACGCTTAGAAACATAGCGTCTACAGAAGGGGTGAAGTTCAGGGCGGCgatggaggaagaggaaggtATAGCAGAGGCAAGGGATCTGATAGAGAGACTACTGGTGAAAGATCCGGCGAGACGGTTGGGATCCGGGAAAGGGGCGACGGAGATCAAACGGCATCCATTCTTCAAAGGTATAAAATGGGCGTTAATCCGGATGTATCGACCGCCGGAGGTGTACGGATTGATGAGAAAAGCCAGATCACACGTGGGTGACGTCAACCACCGCACGCGGCGTCGGGGCTGGTGGAACTGGAGAAAGCTCagtaactatttaattaaaaacggAAATTCCAGTAATACCAATACCAATTCCAATACCAATCATTACAGATTTAAcgccaaaaataaaatggcttaaaaatgggaaaaaattcaatacttttgttttatttttgtatatttatacccaaaaaaaaaaaaaaaaaacattttccgtacagaattcaaataatttaaagataaaatgacCATATGGGTACATATTTTATTCAGAGcgaataattaaaattacaacaaTACAATTAATGACGTTTTATAATGTCCAAAACGACGTCGTAAACCTCCTGTTGAGTAGGCATACTTTTGGCGACAGTCTCTCTGAGGCAGCACCTGTTAGCCCATTCCAGGATCTTAGGACACTCAGCTTCCAAGTCCAAATTTCCAAGCAATTTGAAGGCAAGAAACATGCTGTAAAATGGAATGAGCGAGAGATCTATAAACCCAAATGATTGGCCTCCAAAATAGGGCTTGTCTCCAAGCTCTTCCTCCAGCTGCTTGAAGCTCCCCAGCAGCTCCTTCATTGCCgcttccttctcctcctctgtCAGATCCTTTTTGTTCCATAGCTTCCCTCCAATTGGGTAAATCTAGTGTTTGCAACAGCTTTTCATAAGAACCCATAACAGCAAAATCAAAGATAAAGAGGAGAGCTTGGTGATGATACCTTCTTGTCCACATAGTCAGCCCAAAATCTAGCGTGGGATCTGTCGTAAGGACGAGAAGGAAGCAAATTAGCATAGCCTGCCTCACTGCTCCATGTCTCGTCGATGTATTCAAGGATTATGATAGACTCGAGAATGGGGTTGCCTTTGTGAATCAAAACAGGGATTTGCTTGTGTACAGGGTTCATCTCCAGAAGCAGAGGAGTTTTGTTACTCAAATCTTCCTGTTTTGTCTCGAAGGTTAGCCCCTTCTCTGCCAAAGCCACCCTCACCCTCGTGGCAAAAGGGCTAGCCCGTAAGTCCAACAAAACCAGCTCTTGTGATGAACTCATTGTGCAACAATGGAGGATGTTGAAGCTGTTTTGGGAGGGATGAGGGTTTTATTCAAGTTTGAAGATTATTAGTTGGATTGACAATAAGTACGACCTTTCACCTCCACTGTCGTCATTGCATACGTGGAAGAGATTAGGTGACATACCTTTGTGACCTTTCATCcttcttgttttcttgttttccaaCATAATATCCATCtgtcaacaaaattaaaattaaaataaagaacagTGTAGAAAGCACGTGAATCATGGACATTCCTTAAACAAATTACACCGAATGACTACTCATTGAGGAGCTCTGGAACaaccttctttctttaattgatTCTCAATTACTTTTAACGGacctctcgaacaaaatacactatTTCGCCGGCGACGTGTTCGACACAGACTCTGCGGCGGTCCGCTCACCATTCGGGCTCGGCTCCTAACGTGTTCAAGGGAGTTTTCCGTTGACGTTGGAGGTGAGAGTCGTGGGTTTCTCAGAACTTTAGCCTTCCATAACTTCCCCAAACCTTAACGAAACACTGCGATTTTGGTGTCCACAGGATGGGCTTGAAGGGATCTACCGGATCCGTGAAGGAGACGAGCTCTGTAGAGGCGTGTAACCACGCCAATCGGGTGGAGGAAAGGGAAACCAAGGCGGCGGCCACGACATACGCCAAGTGAGAACAAGACggtaaaaaatttcaaaacttattTCTTTATTGAAGTAAAGATatgaacatgaacataatttaacAGATCAAAATACCCCAAATTTATTTCAGCATACAAAGTACATTAGAGATAGTCCACAcatggtttgtttgtttgttcattcAAGGCCatacttcttcttcattaGAAGCACAAAGTCACAGATCTTGAAGGGGTCAGGCAGGGAGTTGGAAACGATCTCATTTTGCAAGCATCTCTTAGCCCATCCCATTATCTTGGAGCACTCAGCCTCAACGCTGAAGTTCCCAATGCTCTCGTAGCTGTAAAACCAGGTGTAGTATCCAATCAGAACAATGTCCACAAACCCCATACTCTCACCTCCAAAGTAAGCCTTCTCCCCAAGAACTTCCTCCAGCTTCTTCAAGCTTCCCATGAACTCCTTCTTCCCTTCTTCACGTTCCTCTCCCTTGCTCGCCCAGATCTTCCTCCCACTATCAAACACCTGCATTTTTGTTTATCAATGTCAAACACCATGAACAAAAGGAACTAAACTTTCATTAATTCACCCGAACCTTCTTGTCGATGAAATCCACCCAAAACCTGGCTTCAGCCCTCTCGTATGGATCAGATGGTAACAGAGGAGCTCTGTTCTTCCACGTTTCATCGATGTACTGAACGATAATGGATGATTCGCAGATGGGTTTTCCGTTATGAACAAGAACAGGGATTTTCTTGTGGATTGGGTTCATTTCCAGAAGCAGAGGGCTCTTGTTTCTAAGATCTTGTTCTACGTATTCGTACGCCACGCCCTTCATGGCCAGGGCTACTTTGACTCGCATCCCGAACATGCTGGGCCAGAAGTCCAAGAGCTTCACTTCCTCTGCCATTGTTGCCAAATGGGGAAGATGAAACTCGAAGGGAGAGCGCCGCTTTAGGGCTATGGGTTTTGAGGGATTGAGAGTGAGTTTGAGAGTGGACCCATTTTGTAGAAAGTGTGACAAAATGGAATAgtggagagagaagagaaaggacAAAAGGGGAAAGGAAGCGGTGAAAACAGAGTCCATTTCTGCAACTTCCAAATGTTATGGACCATTCAACATGGTGTGGACTCATTGTTTTGAGGAAGGATCACGTGGGAGTCTGGTTTAGTATTTTAAGTAGACACTATCAAACTATGGTGGAGATTAGTGATTTCTATGGAGGGTCAGTTCATCGTGTTCTTGATACTGGAAACGTACTcaagaatctattaaaaacaGAACTTATagattaatttaactttttaatgcTAACCATAGGGCTGGCCATGCCATTTATTCAATGACTTACTACACTGCATCAAAGTGGGAGAAGATATCAAAACCCCAACCACAAACACTAAAAATTTCATCCATTTTGATCCGCACCAAGTCCTTCCTGACTGAAGCAGTTTGGTTAGTCAAGGCCAAGTGCTTTCCTGACTTGAAGCAAGAAGTGATAGACTTTGATGGGGTCAGGCAGGGAGCTTGAAACGCTCTCCTTTTGCAGGCATCTCTTCACCCAAGCCATGATCTTGGGACACTCAGCTTCAATGCTGAAATTCCCAATGGTTTCATAGCTATAAAACCAAGATGAGAATCCAATCAAGGCAATGTCTATGAACCCCAAACACTCTCCTCCAAAGTAGGCCCTCTCCCCAAGAACTTCTTCCACTTGCTTCAAAATGGCTATCACCTCCCTCTTGCCTGTCTCCTGCTCTTCTCCCTTGCTCATGTATATCTTCCTTGTTTCAATGTAAAGCTGCACATTTTGATAATACATTCATTGCTTAGGAATATCGATGAAAACATTAAGGCCTATCAGGTAAAGGGTTTTGAGAATGGCACCTTCTTGTCGATGAAATCCACCCAGAACCTGGCTTCAGCCATCTCGTAAGGATCAGATGGCAACAGAGGAGGATTCTCCTTCCATACTTCATCGATGTACTGAATGATAATGGAAGATTCAGTGATGGGTTTTCCATTATGAACAAAAACAGGTACCTTTTTGTGAATTGGATTCATCTCCAGAAGCAAAGGGGTCTTGTTTTTCAGATCTTGTTCCACATATTCGTAGGCCACGCCCTTCTCAGCCAGAGCTATTCTAACACGCATCCCGAACATGCTGGGCCAAAAATCCAACAGTTTCACCTCCTCCGCCATTGTTGCCAATTGGGAACAAACTCACAAATCGAAATGGAGAAGAGATTGAGCTTGAGCCAAAGTATTTATATAGATAATTTCCTTACTCTCTTCTTttcaatcgacgtgggatcatacatttttaaacaataagacattttaaacttaaaggCTCTTAGATTATGAGTATGTTGGCATGAAACATGACGTTGGATAGGAAGTCACAAGTGTTCAAGTGTATATGGACAACTTAGTACGACTAGCATTTAGTGATATGGTCCCGTATGCATATTTGTACCATATATTCTATGCATATTTGTACCATATATTCTCTCTTACCAACCTCAAGTTACGTCATTTGATCCATGCAATTTTGTGTTTAGATCTAATTCTTGAACATTTAATGAGTCACTTGACAAGATAATCCTTGGGTCAACAATCTTCGATTTAGTTATACCGATTATCCACACAAATCCTTCACAACTTATTCAAGACCGAGACTAGAACAACAAGGAACAGGTGAAAAAGGGTGCAGAGTTTTGGTTAGTCAAGGCCAAGCCCTCTCCTAACTTGAAGCACAAAGTGATAGACTTTGATGGGGTCAGGCAAGGACTTTGAAACACTCTCCTTTTGCAAGCACCTCTTAACCCAACCCATTATCTTGGGACACTCAGCCTCGATGCTGAAATTCCCAATGGTTTCATAGCTATAAAACCAAGTTGAGAATCCAATCAAACCAATGTCAATGAATCCCAAACGCTCGCCTCCAAAGAAAGCCTTCTCCCCAAGAACTTCTTCCAGTTGCTTCAAAATTGCTATCATCTCCTTCTTGCCTGCCTCCTGCTGCTCTCCCTTGTTCATCCATATCTTCCTCGTTTCAACGTAA
This genomic window from Cucurbita pepo subsp. pepo cultivar mu-cu-16 chromosome LG01, ASM280686v2, whole genome shotgun sequence contains:
- the LOC111811727 gene encoding serine/threonine-protein kinase WAG1-like, translated to MEDDSDLDFSFTSTISTSTARSSLARSSLTLSFNESRGSSTLNLRPHRHSDPHWSAIKAATTLSSDGHLHLRHLKLIKHLGTGNLGRVFLCHLRDNDHANFALKVVDRDALSNKKLLQVQTESEILALLDNPFLPTLYARLDVSHYTCLLIDYCPAGDLHSLLRKQPGNRLSVSAARFFVAEVLVALEYLHALGIVYRDLKPENVLLREDGHVMLTDFDLCFKSDVVPTFHTSTQPGPQGTASCFGRRTAAEEIVGEFVAEPTTAFSKSCVGTHEYLAPELITGGGHGNAVDWWAFGVFIYELLHGTTPFKGVNKEGTLRNIASTEGVKFRAAMEEEEGIAEARDLIERLLVKDPARRLGSGKGATEIKRHPFFKGIKWALIRMYRPPEVYGLMRKARSHVGDVNHRTRRRGWWNWRKLSNYLIKNGNSSNTNTNSNTNHYRFNAKNKMA
- the LOC111788019 gene encoding probable glutathione S-transferase; amino-acid sequence: MDSVFTASFPLLSFLFSLHYSILSHFLQNGSTLKLTLNPSKPIALKRRSPFEFHLPHLATMAEEVKLLDFWPSMFGMRVKVALAMKGVAYEYVEQDLRNKSPLLLEMNPIHKKIPVLVHNGKPICESSIIVQYIDETWKNRAPLLPSDPYERAEARFWVDFIDKKVFDSGRKIWASKGEEREEGKKEFMGSLKKLEEVLGEKAYFGGESMGFVDIVLIGYYTWFYSYESIGNFSVEAECSKIMGWAKRCLQNEIVSNSLPDPFKICDFVLLMKKKYGLE
- the LOC111788029 gene encoding probable glutathione S-transferase: MSMIHVLSTLFFILILILLTDGYYVGKQENKKDERSQSFNILHCCTMSSSQELVLLDLRASPFATRVRVALAEKGLTFETKQEDLSNKTPLLLEMNPVHKQIPVLIHKGNPILESIIILEYIDETWSSEAGYANLLPSRPYDRSHARFWADYVDKKIYPIGGKLWNKKDLTEEEKEAAMKELLGSFKQLEEELGDKPYFGGQSFGFIDLSLIPFYSMFLAFKLLGNLDLEAECPKILEWANRCCLRETVAKSMPTQQEVYDVVLDIIKRH
- the LOC111788045 gene encoding probable glutathione S-transferase parC, with translation MAEEVKLLDFWPSMFGMRVRIALAEKGVAYEYVEQDLKNKTPLLLEMNPIHKKVPVFVHNGKPITESSIIIQYIDEVWKENPPLLPSDPYEMAEARFWVDFIDKKLYIETRKIYMSKGEEQETGKREVIAILKQVEEVLGERAYFGGECLGFIDIALIGFSSWFYSYETIGNFSIEAECPKIMAWVKRCLQKESVSSSLPDPIKVYHFLLQVRKALGLD